The following is a genomic window from Lysinibacillus sp. G4S2.
CCCATACATAGCGTTGAGCGAGAATACCGCATCCGTCATACTTATATCAATATATTGTCCTTCACCTGTTTTTTCGCGGTGTAAAGCAGCTGCGAGTATACCAATTGCCGCGTGCATTGTACCCCCGGCAATATCAGCTAGCTGAATACCCATTGAGACAGGTTTTTTATCTTGATGGCGTGAATAATCAAGTAAGCCGGCTAATGATAAATAGTTATTGTCATGTCCTGGTCGATTGCTATATGGTCCAGTTTGTCCATAGCCTGTAATTGAACAATAAATAACCTTTGGATTTACTTCTTTTAGAGCTTCATAGCCAATGCCAAGTCGTTGCATGACGCCTGGTCGAAATCCTTCGATAATGACGTCGTACTCTTTAACGAGTGACTTGACAATTTCTATAGCTTCAGGCGATTTTAAATTTAATGTTAATGATTTTTTAGAACGATTCAAATGTTGATGAATATATGACTCGTGATCATCGTCGTAAGGAGGCATAATGCGCGTTAAATCTACACGCTTTGAAGATTCAACGTGAATAACCTCTGCGCCTAAATCAGCAAATATCATTGTCGCCATTGGCCCTGGTAGTAATGCAGAAAAATCGAGAATTTTTAACCCCTTTAAAATACCCAAATCTCCCAACCCCTTTTTGTGTAGGCTACAATGCCATCTATTTTTGAGAAGGAATTGTAGCGCTTTTCTCATTATCCCCATTTTGTGAAAAGCGTGCACCATTTCTGTATTAATACAGAATGTTTGTTAATTTATCAGTATTATAACAGAAGAATTGATGGCTTGACCATGTTAAGTTTTATTATAAAATAATTAGTCAGAAAATTATATGTCAGAATAACAATAAAAGTAAAAAAATTTAGAATAAAGATTCTCTGTCAAATTTCAGATAATAACTTTCATTTGTCTGAAAATTTTATCGTGATAAAGATGTAAAAAAATCTCTATGCAATAAATTTTCGCATAGAGATTTTTGTGTGCTATTGATTATCGATTAACCAAATTATTTAGAATAGAAGTTAACTGTATAATAGGGTGCACCGTTATCTTTAAAACAGACACCAACAAAAATATGTGTAAATTCTTTTCTTAAAATATTTGTACGATGTCCTTTTGAATTCATCAGTGCTTCATGGGCAAAAATACTATTGTGCTGTCCATGGGCTAGATTTTCGCCATACCAGAAGTAATTAACTCCACTAACAGTGAGACGGTCATTGGAATGATTACCTACATGATCCTTATGGCTAAAAAATTGATGTGTAATCATATTGCTGCTGTGCTGTCGAGCAATGTGATTACATTTTTTATCATAAATAAGTGGCTGTAATCCTTCTATAACTCGCTCATGATTAATAAGTTCAACCATTAAATCTTCAAGCCCTGTTCGTAGTTCATTGCAAGGCTTACCATAATAACCACTTTTACTTAATTCTGTTTCGGCATTAATCCAAATGATAGAACGAACTTTATTGTTTTTGTGTAAATCATAGAAAAAAGTAACATAGTGATGATCAATTAAATAGGTCCCATGTGTAGCATTGCCTTCACAATCATTATAATCGAGTAAATAACTTGTATTTTGATAGTGAATGGCACTGAGCGGAAGACCATATTTTTTATACACATCTGTTCGATTGGCACCGATAAGAACACCAAATACGCTATACCCAATACGTGTTTCATATCCTCCAATCTCATTAGAATTATGTTTTCCTACGAGGGAGAATTGGGCGTAGTCCGCATTTACTCGATGCCATTTCATTTTATATTCACTTTGAAAGCTAGGTAGTGACAAAGTTTTTGATGTTTGAACGAGCTGTCTTTTTTGGATTAAAAGAAGTATTGGCCCATAATGCCATACTGAAACCAAACATAATTGGAGCTGCTTTACGTAACAACATATTTATACCCTCTTCTATAAATTTACAATAAAAATCTATCGAAAATATAAGAGCTTTATAGATATAAAATACTATATTTTTATTCTGTTAACGATGCTAAAATTTTGGAACTTTCCCTACTATATGGATCATCCTCCGAAAGTTGGGTATGGTGGTGATTTAAACATATGTAATGATCTTCGTTCCAACAACGCGACTCCTTGGAGGGCAGCGTCACAGGGCTTATCGGATGCCCCGAGAAAGCGCCCAGTTGGAACGGAAATCAACCCCACGTTATGGTTATGAGCCTACTATCGTACTTTTGTTATAATAGGGTCATGAAAAACACTATTTTGACAAATGTTTTTTCTTAACACACGAAATTATCCTTAATAAGGAATTTTTTGTGCTTTAATAGACTGATAGAGATAAAGTTAATTGGCAGTAGTTGAAAAAGATATTTATAAGAAATTATAAGCTAGAGGTAAAGGGTAGAAAATGAAATCAAAACGTATAAAGTTAAAACATTTAATCATGGG
Proteins encoded in this region:
- a CDS encoding CaiB/BaiF CoA-transferase family protein, encoding MGILKGLKILDFSALLPGPMATMIFADLGAEVIHVESSKRVDLTRIMPPYDDDHESYIHQHLNRSKKSLTLNLKSPEAIEIVKSLVKEYDVIIEGFRPGVMQRLGIGYEALKEVNPKVIYCSITGYGQTGPYSNRPGHDNNYLSLAGLLDYSRHQDKKPVSMGIQLADIAGGTMHAAIGILAAALHREKTGEGQYIDISMTDAVFSLNAMYGSAYIGGGRVPQPEQEILNGGSYYDFYKTKDGRFFSVGSLEPQFRKLLCEALDIPELIDNTFNDSYYTQIRFKEAVHDAFLSKTYKEWLEVFNEDFEGCVEPVLTFPEACEHPQLKARDMIVDIPKSDGTIQKQIASAFKFDGAKPEYKHVGAKLGEHNEEVLSSLGYSVEQIADLQDKGVLE
- a CDS encoding CAP-associated domain-containing protein; this encodes MKWHRVNADYAQFSLVGKHNSNEIGGYETRIGYSVFGVLIGANRTDVYKKYGLPLSAIHYQNTSYLLDYNDCEGNATHGTYLIDHHYVTFFYDLHKNNKVRSIIWINAETELSKSGYYGKPCNELRTGLEDLMVELINHERVIEGLQPLIYDKKCNHIARQHSSNMITHQFFSHKDHVGNHSNDRLTVSGVNYFWYGENLAHGQHNSIFAHEALMNSKGHRTNILRKEFTHIFVGVCFKDNGAPYYTVNFYSK